ccctgaaccctgaaccctgaaccctaaactcctgaaccctaaaccttgaaccctgaaccctaaaccctgaaccctaaacccttgaaccctaaaccttgaaccctaaaccctgaaccctaaacctctGTATccaaagtaaaaattttacttccTGGTAATCTAGAATCATAGCCATGTGCTTCTGGTCCTTGTTTGAATCCTAAATGACTATAAGAACGACTATCTCTTGTCTTAGCTGCATCAGCAGATATTTCTTGTTCCATTTGTGTCTGACATCCTAAATTTTCTAGCTTATACTCACGACTTTCTATTTGGAATTTATCAAAGAAATGTGGACAATTGTATTCTTCAGTTAAACATTTTCccttaaaatattcatataatgaagacatttcattaatttttttataatattcacATTTATCATGATGAAATATAGCCATCTTAGAAAGGTAATCATAATCAACATAATAatcgtacaatttttttcttttatcccAATCTTGGTGATTAACAGTTTTAAAATTAGGATTACATTTATTATGATTAGACTTTCCTGAATAGTAATACaaattatgccatacaagcTGAAGACTTCCAAAAGCTTTCCTAATATATTCTGAATTATTTTCACCtggaaaaattttagttaatttatcatataaccaataatttaaaagaatgCAAACATCATAGGCAGGATCTACAAAATTTAATTCCATTGATGTTTCTAAATAtcttacaaattttttacatatttcttTCAATtgatgttcattttttttcccccatgtTTTGATGTCACAATGATTACTATAATTAGA
This genomic interval from Plasmodium cynomolgi strain B DNA, scaffold: 0992, whole genome shotgun sequence contains the following:
- a CDS encoding CYIR protein (putative;~vir-type antigen); the encoded protein is MSGVRSQGDPGTNSIVLASEQFYNNLDREHEDLSNYSNHCDIKTWGKKNEHQLKEICKKFVRYLETSMELNFVDPAYDVCILLNYWLYDKLTKIFPGENNSEYIRKAFGSLQLVWHNLYYYSGKSNHNKCNPNFKTVNHQDWDKRKKLYDYYVDYDYLSKMAIFHHDKCEYYKKINEMSSLYEYFKGKCLTEEYNCPHFFDKFQIESREYKLENLGCQTQMEQEISADAAKTRDSRSY